GAAGCTGAGGTATGTGTTGGTTGTAGACGGCACACATCTAAATGGGAAGTACAAGGGAGTGTTGCTTACAGCAAGCAGACAAGATGGCAATTTCCAAGTGTTTCCTATGGCATTTGCAATAGTAGACAGTGAGGATACTGAGGCTTGAACGTGGTTTCTGCAGAAGGTTGAGAGGCTATTGGCGGATTCGAGCAACCTTGCTATAATATCAGACAGGGCCACTTCAATTGCCAACGCGGTCAGCTGTGTGTATCCACAAGCCCATCATGGGTTTTGTATCGTCCATTTGGCCAGGAACGTGAATGCTAGGTTTTCTAGCAAGGGGTTAACGAGGTTGGTGATTGCGGCTGCGACTGCGCATAGGATGAGGGATTACAAAAACTTCTATGACAAGATCAGGGCGTCAAACAACGAATGTGGGGTCTATTTGGGGAAGATAGGGTCTGCACGTTGGTCTAGAACGTACTTTGGGGGGCAGAGGTATAATATAATGACTAGTAACATAGCTGAACAGCTTAACATAGCTGAACAGCTTAACAACACATTGGTAGAGGGTAGGTCGTCCCCAATAATTGAGTTGGTGATGTTCATACAAGGGATGATGACAAGGTGGTTCAGTGCAAGACGTAAGAAGGCCAATAAGCACCGGGGTTTGATGACAATAGAAGTCGATAAAGTGATGACGAAGACCATGGCGATGTTTAGGGGCAGCAAGGTTAACTCTATTTCTAGCTGGAGCTGCCAAGTTGTTGGGAAGTTTGGTGGTTCTGAGAGTGTTCAGTTGGAGCAGAAGAAGTGTACTTGCAAGTACTTTGACAACATGAAGATACCATGTGGGCATGCCATGATTGCAGCCGACAACATATGGCTCGCATATGAGACTATGGTAGGACATTGGTACAAGACGGTGGCGTGGAGGAAAACCTATGCAGGTATTATTAGCCCAATTGGCGACCCTAGGGACGAAGATATTCCAGACGATGTCAGGGATGCAACGTAATGCCACCATTGTCTAAGAGGCCACCAGGAAGGCGTAGGACCAAATGATTCCCCTCGACAGGGGAGATG
The DNA window shown above is from Brassica oleracea var. oleracea cultivar TO1000 chromosome C3, BOL, whole genome shotgun sequence and carries:
- the LOC106330291 gene encoding uncharacterized protein LOC106330291, yielding MEDLRLSVSYMKCYRAKEQAMFELRGPDDDSYMKLAEYLYMLKLANPGTIADIETEVDDEGVERFLYMFLAFGASIKGFQKLRYVLVVDGTHLNGKYKGVLLTASRQDGNFQVFPMKVERLLADSSNLAIISDRATSIANAVSCVYPQAHHGFCIVHLARNVNARFSSKGLTRLVIAAATAHRMRDYKNFYDKIRASNNECGVYLGKIGSARWSRTYFGGQRYNIMTSNIAEQLNIAEQLNNTLVEGRSSPIIELVMFIQGMMTRWFSARRKKANKHRGLMTIEVDKVMTKTMAMFRGSKVNSISSWSCQVVGKFGGSESVQLEQKKCTCKYFDNMKIPCGHAMIAADNIWLAYETMVGHWYKTVAWRKTYAGIISPIGDPRDEDIPDDVRDAT